The Vanessa atalanta chromosome 12, ilVanAtal1.2, whole genome shotgun sequence nucleotide sequence GAACCACAGCCAGAGCCTGAGCCTGAACCGGAACCACAACCTGAACCGGAACCCGAGCCACAACCTGAACCTGAACCACAGCCTGAGCCAGAACCTGAACCCGAACCTCAGCCTGAGCCTGAACCTGAACCCGAACCTCAGCCAGAGCCTGAGCCTCAGCCAGAGCCTGAGCCGGAACCAGAACCCGAACCTCAGCCAGAGCCGGAGCCTGAACCTCAGCCTGAGCCTGAACCAGAACCCGAACCTCAGCCAGAGCCTGAACCTCAGCCAGAGCCTGAGCCGGAACCAGAACCTCAGCCAGAGCCTGAGCCTGAACCGGAACCACAACCTGAACCGGAACCCGAGCCACAACCTGAACCTGAACCACAGCCTGAGCCAGAACCAGAACCCGAACCTCAGCCAGAGCCGAAGCCTGAACCACAGCCTGAACCTGAACCAGAACCCGAACCTCAGCCTGAGCCTGAACCAGAACCCGAACCACAGCCAGAGCCTGAGCCTGAACCGGAACCACAACCTGAACCGGAACCCGAGCCACAACCTGAACCTGAACCACAGCCTGAGCCAGAACCTGAACCCGAACCTCAGCCTGAGCCTGAACCAGAACCCGAACCTCAGCCAGAGCCTGAGCCTGAACCGGAACCACAACCTGAACCGGAACCCGAGCCAAAACCTGAACCTGAACCACAGCCAGAGCCGGAACCTGAACCCGAACCTCAGCCGGAGCCTGAGCCTGAACCGGAACCACAACCTGAACCGGAACCCGAGCCACAACCTGAACCTGAACCACAGCCTGAGCCAGAACCTGAACCCGAACCTCAGCCTGAGCCGGAACCTGAACCCGAACCTCAGCCGGAGCCTGAGCCTGAACCGGAACCACAACCTGAACCGGAACCCGAGCCACAACCTGAACCTGAACCACAGCCAGAGCCGGAACCTGAACCCGAACCTCAGCCGGAGCCTGAGCCTGAACCGGAACCACAACCTGAACCGGAACCCGAGCCACAACCTGAACCTGAACCACAGCCAGAGCCGGAACCTGAACCCGAACCTCAGCCAGAGCCTGAGCCTGAACCGGAACCCGAGCCACAACCTCAGCCAGAGCCTGAGCCGGAACCACAACCTGAACCGGAACCCGAGCCACAACCTGAACCTGAACCACAGCCTGAGCCAAAACCTGAACCCGAACCTCAGCCTGAGCCTGAACCAGAACCCGAACCTCAGCCAGAGCCTGAGCCTGAACCGGAACCACAACCTGAACCGGAACCCGAGCCAAAACCTGAACCTGAACCACAGCCAGAGCCGGAACCTGAACCCGAACCTCAGCCGGAGCCTGAACCGGAACCAGAACCCGAACCTCAGCCAGAGCCGGAACCTGAACCCGAACCTCAGCCGGAGCCTGAGCCTGAACCGGAACCACAACCTGAACCGGAACCCGAGCCACAACCTGAACCTGAACCACAGCCTGAGCCGGAACCTGAACCCGAACCTCAGCCAGAGCCTGAGCCTGAACCGGAACCACAACCTGAACCGGAACCCGAGCCACAACCTGAACCTGAACCACAGCCAGAGCCGGAACCTGAACCCGAACCTCAGCCAGAGCCAGAGCCTGAACCTCAGCCTGAGCCTGAACCTGAACCTCAGCCAGAGCCGGAGCCTGAACCTCAGCCTGAGCCAGAACCAGAACCCGAACCTCAGCCAGTGCCTGAACCTCAGCCAGAGCCTGAGCCGGAACCAGAACCCGAACCTCAGCCAGAGCCGGAGCCTGAACCTCAGCCTGAGCCTGAACCAGAACCCGAACCTCAGCCAGAGCCAGAGCCTGAACCTCAGCCAGAGCCTGAACCTCAACCAGAGCCTGAACCAGAACCCGAACCTCAGCCTGAGCCAGAACCAGAACCCGAACCTCAGCCAGAGCCAGAGCCTGAACCTCAGCCAGAGCCTGAACCTCAACCAGAGCCTGAACCAGAACCCGAACCTCAGCCTGAGCCAGAACCAGAACCACAGCCAGAGCCGGAACCAGAACCCGAACCTCAGCCAGAGCCGGAGCCTGAACCTCAGCCTGAGCCAGAACCAGAACCCGAACCTCAGCCAGAGCCTGAACCTCAGCCAGAGCCTGAGCCGGAACCAGAACCCGAACCTCAGCCAGAGCCGGAGCCTGAACCCCAGCCTGAGCCTGAACCAGAACCCGAACCCCAGCCAGAGCCAGAGCCTGAACCTGAGCCAGAGCCTGAGCCTGAACCGGAACCACAGCCAGAGCCGGAACCAGAACCCGAACCTCAGCCAGAGCCGGAGCCTGAACCTCAGCCTGAGCCAGAACCAGAACCCGAACCTCAGCCAGAGCCTGAACCTCAGCCAGAGCCTGAGCCGGAACCAGAACCCGAACCTCAGCCAGAGCCGGAGCCTGAACCCCAGCCTGAGCCTGAACCAGAACCCGAACCCCAGCCAGAGCCAGAGCCTGAACCTGAGCCAGAGCCTGAGCCTGAACCGGAACCACAACCTGAACCGGAACCCGAACCACAGCCAGAACCGGAACCTGAACCCGAACCACAGCCAGAGCCTGAGCCTGAACCGGAACCACAACCTGAACCGGAACCCGAACCACAGCCAGAGCCGGAACCTGAACCCGAACCTCAGCCAGAGCCTGAGCCTGAACCGGAACCACAACCTGAACCGGAACCCGAGCCACAACCTGAACCTGAACCTCATCCAGAGCCGGAACCTGAACCCGAACCTCAGCCAGAGCCTGAACCGGAACCCGAACCACAGCCAGAGCCTGAGCCTGAACCTCAGCCAGAGCCAGAGCCTGAACCTCAGCCAGAGCCTGAGCCACAACCAGAGGAATCAACTAACAACGAAAAAACAAGCTTTTGGAATCCCATGACCATATCGTTGGTAGCTGTGGGGTCCTGTGTAGTGGTGTTAGTGTTAATAGTAGGAGCATATCACATAGGTAAAATAAGAGGTCTAGAAAATAACCACGTTTTAATTGATGATATAAGACCCAGGAGAATGATTCCCCGTATAAGAAATACTCGTCGCAATTCCTTGATTTatgattatgtataaaaattctaTTGTGAATACtggaatgtattttattctcaTAATAATTCCATTCTTTAACAACTAGTGCTTAGTATAACTGATTAACtgcaaaaaagaaataaaaaaaacaatctcaaGAACAAGATGAAATTCGTTATaggtattaaataagtatttctcaagatatttttgaatttatagttaattaaaatattttaaaagaaaaggctagtgaatttattataacatgacAATAACAAATTCTTaaagtatttcaaattataaattaacaacatacaTACAGCATGCTCTAATGCAACCGGGTTTTACTGcaccaaatatatttattttgaaattaaacagaagtcgattcaataataataattttgcaatCATGCAATTTGAAAAATCGTAATATacctttttattgaaatttggtGCAACCGCGACTGACAGAGGATTAAGTCCATATATGCctgatatgtaaataataaaaatgacttccTCCTTTTACgattaactaaattaatagcgtaacattaattttacatttagtttGACTTTTACCGTGTGTGAATGTGTTGTGGCACTTCGACACTTTTTATAactcatttataaaaaagtagcattggataaaattcttattaactGTACGACGTTAAGACTGGAAACTAGTTGATTTTTATAGTAACTGAAGGAAGAACACTTAACgcggaaaataatattaagtagatacgtgtatttattttgtatagtttatataaGTTTGTCATAAATGCGAtaattttcatcattttttttgggatactgatcgtatttaagcgtttcttgatattttacgcctaaagggAAAAAGTAGGGGTTGACATAttgtatacaggttagtctggaagtccgtcattttgaagttagaagcatgaaattttatttttgggctccCAATTAAAAATGTGTGAATACttatttaagcgtttttggatATTCTACTCtaaaaatacacaccaatgtggtataccaAGAGGTcttgcatttaatattttaagttgatttgtaaatatattaatattctacgcaagcaaagccgcgggtaacagctagtattcAATATTTCTAGTATTTCCTCCGTTTTAGTACAGATAtccgtataataaatataaatacataattcataaaaataaattaatagcaaatcgatattaaaacataattgccaattgtattttaaatatgtatatttgttccAGAACAATAACTcctaaattttatcttaaacgtTCATCAAGTCACATTAAGTTGTATAGTATAATTAGTGTAGCTTTGACTGCCAAGCAACGCTATAAGCAGTGCCGGCTATAGGAGCGCCAAATTTAAACGGGCGTCAGGTTCAGGATTCTTCTGCCTCCCATGCTGCATACTCTCAATAGTGTGCTCTACGCATATCGTTACAATCGATCAACGATTATACTGCACTTACGCTTGCTAGAAAAAAACGATCGTCCACGTTTTCTGCTGTCAATAACAGCCCTGAAATTAGCCGGCCAATAGAAATCCAAACCAGGTCGAACATAATAAAGACCCAAATGGACGTTGAACCCGGGGGGCCTGGAACGCCGGCCTGGCTATAAcggtataaaatatgataatggtCATAATAAAAGATACGCCGCGGTTTTTTAAGAGACCACCAAATCTAGGGTTTCTTCAATCATCGTTTGTGGTCATTGTGGTATTGCAAAGTCGCACGAATGTATTAATAATCAAGAGTCATTAAACTGTTACAGGCTTCGCTTTGATTGAATAGGAATCTATATGAAACGTTTAcatcgtaaataattataattctaacgGCACGCGCCAGTAAAGTTCGCATTATTGTTCCATTCATAAACGGCCATCGTtatatttcagccaatttatTCAAAACCTGTATGAATTATACTCTAAAATCTGAAATTTATGAATCCTCCGTCCTTGGACGAAAaccgtataaaattatttcgttaaattGGGCATGTGGGCATGAAACGTCATAGATTCTACCGTCGAAAccaacattatataaaacatatgtattgTTAAACAAGTGAACTGTAAGTTTCCttatattagtaatttagttcttaattaaatcaatacttCTCTGTAGAGATAGAGAAGGTTCAGAACTTAGTATAAGAGGTTTTTTATCATCTAGATTTCCTTgcgtttgtatattttaagataacttCCTATAGTCACATGTAATTTACAAATGGCCTCATGATctctataaacaaataaaagtaataccCGGTAAAAGTTCCACTGGTGGTCAAAggcctttttttataataaaaggagGCTTACTACTAAGCCTTGAAGGGGGTTTAccatcatatttaaataaaatatatagcgaAATAATGATGGCCAATAATGGCCGGATCGCTAGTGAAATCTAAATGAAACTGCTCTAcgaatttattgacagaaaatcCCCCCAACTTCATATGACTCattgatattttcttataacGTTCGTTGAATTTGTCATTTAGTTCAGGATTTATAAAACATGACATTACACTACCTGAGAAAGGAATTAAGTAGTCAGAGGCAAGGTATTTTATCTGCTACTTGAAACACTTtacaattatgatataaaaattctgTCCAAGTAATTTCCTTTTATCTTTAAGTAATACTTTCCGGTGTTTCGTCCTCgggataacattttattacaatatattgagTAAGTGCTTatgttaagatataaaatacaatttaagataATACATGTTGAGTGGCGCTGACGTCATCAATGCTCCTTAAGGCTGGTacaagtatagaaaaaaaataataaaatagtgaaatttaaaaaatagttcgaTAACATGTAAAAACGGCAACGAAGCGACGCGAGAACGCTGGACGTACCCGCTCGCCCGCTCGCCGCACGATCTCCTTTTACTTTAgtcgacattatttttaaaaaaaattgtgaatgaACAGTTCGGAACGACAACGTTTGACATGTCGACAGTTCCTATAATGTTTTATGATGTTGtaaattggaattaaaaaatatattctatggcTAAGTtagtaatcataaataataaaaaaaaaaaaaattcaaaaagccAGTACAATTTGTCCGTCTCAATTTGATATAAAACCACcattataatatgtaggtacaaTGCTATACATTTTTGAGACAGAGTGAACGTCTGCGTCCGTGCTAGTCACAGGCACAGGCGCCTTCCTCTAACAGTTCAAAAGTTAGTGaatgtatttgattgttttattttgtgtttttctcatatattattagagatataatttaatacgttGACGTCACAGCAACTTAGTATAATAACaagtattataatacttatcgTCGCGGGATTCGAAGGTCGCATGTCGACACAcgactaattattatttccatgcctgtagttacactggctcactggtTGCTGTGCCAAGCAGCAAACTGATtggcaaaataatatatattgtgtatgtgTGGTAAGTTCCAAGTAAGTTAACAATAAATGTGAACACTAAAGTCCTTTTTTAACACCAACTATTGAGCAATTAGATTACTGTTtctattaaaaactaaacaacaataataataaatatatcggtTTAgcgatttttacaaataatatcagTACGGTACGGAATTTTTAAAGTTCCGTACCcaaagaataaaaaagtaagtactccgctgtccgtccgtccaCCCGTCTGTCCGTTTATCAGGAGCTGTTATACCtagatactttaatttttcacagatgatgtattttattgccgatataacacaaataataaaaaaaacagaataaaataaatatttaaggggttAGGGGGACATGATTTTTTGCCGTTTTATAgaaatggtacggaacccttcgtgcgcgagttcTACTCGCACTTGGcgggttttttaatattttgcaattatatGTGGCTCGTTCCGTATTTACGAtgataattattcaatattaaatattcttatttaatgaaaacatgTCATGCCGAGTCTCGATTACTGATTTCCTCGATTTAAAAATTGCTGATTTTCCGATACAGAGTTAGGGTTTACTACAACTGCATTTTTCTGAacattgtgtatatatttttcatttacccaattaagatttaaaaataaatcgcttcgaccaaaaaataataattgaagcaACTGTTCCGATGACTCGAGGCGTGGTGCACGTCTACGGATACGACGTAGAATCCAATGGGATTCAACTGactgtaattgtaaaaaatgtttttgttgagAGGCGGAAAAGTTACCCGAAATCTTATTCAAACATAATGCGTATTAAATTATCTGTCAAATATAACCATTAAAAATTGATAGTaagtacccactcatcagatattctaccaccaggCAGCAAtcgttgttgtgttccggtttgaagggtaagtgagccagtgaaacatCAGGGACAGGGGACATAAaatcctagttcccaaggtcggtggctcGTT carries:
- the LOC125067761 gene encoding titin-like: MSNLQFVILFCLILNVNLQQYNYPKLSRGLSDRNCGAKTSWFLCDYESYGIKPAFENSICIQSGTTSCVSTFLLNFSRGHLSLSAYLRLDSDKSGLIITIFDQYDTSRVTYDYNKFNDGYNDGWNTIVLNIDEEFVGYINFLGLSNNDDVILLDPFGLTDVKLNSGQNAIITKQDTVVQAESKTHYKVKRDTVDLSKQNPIKKTDSFLEELQIKDLNVNPDKSNPELQLESESEPESQLELDSESEPEPESEPEPETQPEPQPKPEPQADTEPEPEPQPQPEPKPEPESQPEPEPEPEPQPEPEPEPQPEPEPEPQPEPEPQPEPEPEPEPQPEPEPEPEPQPEPEPEPQPQPEPEPEPQPEPEPEPEPQPEPEPEPEPQPETEPEPQPEPEPQPEPEPESEPQPEPEPEPEPQPEPEPEPQPEPEPQPEPEPQPEPQPEPEPEPQPEPEPQPEPEPEPEPQPELEPETQPEPEPEPEPQPEPEPEPQPEPEPEPQPEPEPEPEPEPQPEPEPEPEPQPEPEPQPEPEPEPEPQPEPEPEPEPQPETEPEPEPEPEPQPEPEPEPEPQPEPEPQPEPEPEPEPEPQPEPEPEPQPEPEPEPEPQPEPEPQPEPQPEPEPEPQPEPEPQPEPEPEPEPQPEPEPEPQPEPEPEPEPQPEPEPEPEPEPQPEPEPEPEPQPEPEPQPEPEPEPEPQPEPEPEPEPQPEPEPEPQPEPEPQPEPEPEPEPQPEPEPEPEPQPEPEPEPEPQPEPEPEPQPEPEPQPEPEPEPEPQPEPEPEPEPQPEPEPQPEPEPEPEPEPQPEPEPEPQPEPEPEPEPQPEPEPQPEPEPEPEPQPEPEPEPEPQPEPEPEPQPEPEPQPEPEPEPEPQPEPKPEPQPEPEPEPEPQPEPEPEPEPQPEPEPEPEPQPEPEPEPQPEPEPQPEPEPEPEPQPEPEPEPEPQPEPEPEPEPQPEPEPEPKPEPEPQPEPEPEPEPQPEPEPEPEPQPEPEPEPQPEPEPQPEPEPEPEPQPEPEPEPEPQPEPEPEPEPQPEPEPEPQPEPEPQPEPEPEPEPQPEPEPEPEPQPEPEPEPQPEPEPQPEPEPEPEPQPEPEPEPEPEPQPQPEPEPEPQPEPEPEPQPEPEPQPEPKPEPEPQPEPEPEPEPQPEPEPEPEPQPEPEPEPKPEPEPQPEPEPEPEPQPEPEPEPEPEPQPEPEPEPEPQPEPEPEPEPQPEPEPEPQPEPEPQPEPEPEPEPQPEPEPEPEPQPEPEPEPQPEPEPQPEPEPEPEPQPEPEPEPQPEPEPEPQPEPEPEPQPEPEPEPEPQPVPEPQPEPEPEPEPEPQPEPEPEPQPEPEPEPEPQPEPEPEPQPEPEPQPEPEPEPEPQPEPEPEPEPQPEPEPEPQPEPEPQPEPEPEPEPQPEPEPEPQPEPEPEPEPQPEPEPEPQPEPEPEPEPQPEPEPQPEPEPEPEPEPQPEPEPEPQPEPEPEPEPQPEPEPEPEPEPEPEPEPQPEPEPEPEPQPEPEPEPQPEPEPEPEPQPEPEPQPEPEPEPEPEPQPEPEPEPQPEPEPEPEPQPEPEPEPEPEPEPEPEPQPEPEPEPQPEPEPEPEPQPEPEPEPEPQPEPEPEPQPEPEPEPEPQPEPEPEPEPQPEPEPEPQPEPEPHPEPEPEPEPQPEPEPEPEPQPEPEPEPQPEPEPEPQPEPEPQPEESTNNEKTSFWNPMTISLVAVGSCVVVLVLIVGAYHIGKIRGLENNHVLIDDIRPRRMIPRIRNTRRNSLIYDYV